GCGATCGACCGACAACTAACCCGCGATCGACCCGCGATCGGCTCAACCTAGCCTAATCGCGCCGCGCCCCCATAATGATCAGAATGTACTGCAAGAGCTGCAAAAAGGCATACAACGCCGTCGCCACATAGGTAAACGCCGCCGCATTCAGAACCTTACGCGCCCCTTGATTTTCCTCCCCTTGCAGAATACCAAACTCATTAATCAGCCGGAGTGCCCGCGCCGAAGCATCAAACTCCACCGGCAGCGTCACCAAATGGAACACCAACACCGACGCAAACAGAACAATCCCGATATAAATCGCCAGCATACCCAGGCCAAAACCCTTGAGCGCCCCCAGCATCAAGCCACCCATAATCAGCATAGGCCCCAAATTAGACCCAAAATTCACCACAGGCACCAAAGCCGCCCGCAGATTCATCGCCTGGTAGCCCTCCACATCCTGGAGCACATGACCACACTCGTGAGCCGCAACAGCCGCAGCAGCCAGCGATCGTGACCCATACACCACTTCTGACAGACGCACAGCCTTAGCACTCGGGTCATAATGATCACTCAGCACCCCGTCTACCGGCTCAACAGAAACGTGGTTCACGCCCATACGCTTCAAAATCGTCTCAGCCACCTCGGCACCCGTCATCCCCAGCGTCGATTGCACTTGGGAATACTTTTCATAGGTACCTTGAACGCGCTGTTGTGCCCACCAGACAAGGATCATGCCTGGAATGAGAATGAGCATTGATGGATGGAAAAACATAATCGTGCGACAATCGCTTGTAAGTAGAGGATTCTTTTTGCTCCCATGCTAGCACTTCCCTTCAGGCCGGGAGCAGTAGGCTAAAATAGGGAAAACCACCCATCTTTACGGGAGAAAGCCCATTGCATCCACCGTCTCAGTACGTACCTTTCCAGTCGGTTTTGCGAGAAAACGTTTTAGATTGGCTGAAAGCCCATGTTCCTGAGCCTCGAATTCGACACATCCTGCGGGTTGAACAGATGGCGATCGCCCTCGCGCAGACCCATCAACTCTGCACCGAAACAGCCGCCCAAGCCGCATTAATGCACGACCTCGCCAAATTCTTCCCCCCCGATCGCCTCCTCAAAATGGCCCAGGATGAAGGCATTCCCCTAAACGAGGTAGACGA
This DNA window, taken from Alkalinema sp. FACHB-956, encodes the following:
- a CDS encoding zinc metallopeptidase, with the protein product MFFHPSMLILIPGMILVWWAQQRVQGTYEKYSQVQSTLGMTGAEVAETILKRMGVNHVSVEPVDGVLSDHYDPSAKAVRLSEVVYGSRSLAAAAVAAHECGHVLQDVEGYQAMNLRAALVPVVNFGSNLGPMLIMGGLMLGALKGFGLGMLAIYIGIVLFASVLVFHLVTLPVEFDASARALRLINEFGILQGEENQGARKVLNAAAFTYVATALYAFLQLLQYILIIMGARRD